A DNA window from Pyrus communis chromosome 3, drPyrComm1.1, whole genome shotgun sequence contains the following coding sequences:
- the LOC137728196 gene encoding uncharacterized protein yields MRTSSQAKKQSKLMYIVCAPIRILTKARNFYMRGLEDCASKVGYGGGGVSGYTASQVLPRSFSVNSSSSNDDEDLSQLLRTASSKRSNAEEERVNNNIKSVGSSDMHRRPIVGQPSNTMNGMGVRSYSVGLKMGRIDEEKACSFREDEVDVKADLYPRSRSYAVRRRNVGFA; encoded by the coding sequence ATGAGGACCTCTAGCCAAGCAAAGAAGCAAAGCAAGTTGATGTACATCGTTTGTGCACCCATTAGGATCTTAACCAAGGCAAGAAACTTTTACATGAGGGGCCTGGAAGACTGTGCCAGCAAGGTGGGTTATGGTGGCGGTGGTGTGAGTGGTTACACTGCTTCACAAGTTTTGCCCAGGAGCTTCAGCGTCAACTCTTCGAGTTCTAACGACGATGAGGACTTGAGTCAGCTTCTCAGAACGGCGTCGTCCAAGAGAAGTAATGCAGAGGAAGAGAGAGTGAACAATAATATTAAGTCTGTTGGGAGTTCAGATATGCACAGAAGACCAATAGTTGGACAACCCTCAAACACTATGAATGGAATGGGGGTGAGGAGTTACAGTGTTGGGTTGAAGATGGGAAGAATTGATGAGGAGAAGGCTTGTTCTTTTAGGGAAGATGAAGTGGATGTGAAAGCTGATTTGTATCCGAGAAGCAGAAGTTATGCTGTTCGGAGAAGAAATGTTGGGTTTGCATAA
- the LOC137728197 gene encoding uncharacterized protein, with protein MRTSSKAKKQSKFMYIICAPVRILTKARNFYVRGLEDYAGKVGSGGGGVSGYTTSQVLPRSFSVNSSSSNDDEDLSQLLRTASSKRSNAEKERENNNIKSVGRSDLHRRPIVRQPTNTMNGMGLRSYSVGLKMGRIDEETACSFREDEVDANADLYPRSRSHAVQRRNVGFA; from the coding sequence ATGAGGACCTCTAGCAAAGCAAAGAAGCAAAGCAAGTTCATGTACATTATTTGTGCACCCGTTAGGATCTTAACCAAGGCAAGAAACTTTTACGTGAGGGGCCTGGAAGATTATGCCGGCAAGGTGGGTTCTGGTGGCGGTGGTGTGAGTGGTTACACTACTTCACAAGTTTTGCCCAGGAGCTTCAGCGTCAATTCTTCGAGTTCTAATGACGATGAGGACTTGAGTCAGCTTCTAAGAACGGCGTCGTCCAAGAGAAGTAatgcagagaaagagagagagaacaatAATATTAAGTCTGTTGGGAGATCAGATTTGCACAGAAGACCAATAGTTAGACAACCCACAAACACTATGAATGGAATGGGGTTGAGGAGTTACAGTGTTGGGTTGAAGATGGGAAGAATTGATGAGGAGACCGCTTGTTCTTTTAGGGAAGATGAAGTGGATGCGAATGCTGATTTGTATCCGAGAAGCAGAAGCCATGCTGTTCAGAGAAGAAATGTTGGGTTTGCATAA